A window of the Nitrospirota bacterium genome harbors these coding sequences:
- a CDS encoding CoB--CoM heterodisulfide reductase iron-sulfur subunit B family protein, whose protein sequence is MKFALYPGCAAQGATPELYQSTRAIIGRLGIEVVELASAACCGAGVVTEANPDTALALNTRTFAQAEALGLDIMTICGTCQGVMSAANRRLKTEAETRDRMNALLAPEGLTYHGHVQVKHLLWIVVRDIGLARLGALASEPMSDFRIAPFYGCYILRPSWELGFDDPENPQSLDRVIKAVGGEPVAYAGRTKCCGFPIILEKEAIAVAMAGAHMKEAKEQGADFMVTPCPLCHMSLDIYQERAGRAVSRELDLPILHLPQLLGLAMGLPAKDLGLSHHVISVDSILAAHKHRQTPSQPL, encoded by the coding sequence ATGAAATTTGCTCTCTATCCCGGCTGTGCGGCGCAAGGGGCGACGCCTGAGCTCTATCAATCGACGAGGGCGATTATTGGCCGACTGGGAATCGAAGTCGTCGAGCTTGCCTCCGCAGCCTGCTGCGGCGCCGGTGTCGTGACCGAAGCCAACCCAGATACGGCTCTGGCGCTCAACACCAGAACGTTCGCGCAAGCAGAGGCGCTCGGGCTGGATATTATGACGATCTGTGGCACCTGCCAGGGGGTGATGAGCGCAGCCAATCGTCGATTGAAGACTGAAGCAGAGACCCGAGACCGTATGAATGCCCTTCTTGCGCCGGAAGGGCTGACCTATCACGGTCACGTCCAAGTGAAACATCTCTTGTGGATAGTCGTTCGTGACATCGGGCTGGCTCGCCTGGGCGCCCTGGCTTCTGAGCCGATGAGCGACTTTCGGATCGCCCCCTTTTATGGTTGCTATATCCTGCGCCCTTCGTGGGAGCTAGGCTTTGACGATCCTGAAAACCCTCAATCTCTCGATCGAGTCATCAAGGCCGTCGGCGGCGAACCGGTGGCCTATGCCGGGCGAACCAAATGCTGCGGGTTCCCCATCATCCTTGAAAAGGAAGCCATCGCTGTCGCGATGGCAGGGGCACATATGAAGGAAGCGAAGGAGCAGGGGGCCGATTTTATGGTCACGCCCTGTCCTCTCTGTCACATGAGTCTGGATATTTATCAGGAACGGGCAGGCCGCGCGGTCAGCCGGGAACTCGACTTACCAATCCTGCATCTGCCGCAGTTACTTGGTCTGGCGATGGGGCTTCCGGCCAAGGATTTGGGGTTGTCGCATCATGTCATCTCAGTCGATTCCATTCTGGCGGCCCATAAGCATCGTCAAACGCCTTCGCAACCACTCTAA
- a CDS encoding PilZ domain-containing protein has protein sequence MDLRKNLRFHVHFRSSFSSVGMVGGEGDIVDLSIGGCRIESAVDVQPGVSLEVRIVTTGQESPIQIQQAIVRWKRGREFGLEFVTMNPGEWTRLQRTVEQIEMEPYERDNQAAK, from the coding sequence ATGGACCTTCGGAAAAACCTCCGGTTTCATGTCCACTTTCGGAGTTCGTTTTCTTCCGTCGGCATGGTTGGTGGGGAAGGCGATATCGTTGATCTCTCCATCGGCGGTTGCCGCATTGAAAGCGCCGTTGACGTTCAGCCAGGGGTCTCCCTGGAGGTTCGAATCGTGACGACAGGTCAGGAATCCCCCATTCAGATTCAGCAAGCCATCGTCCGGTGGAAACGAGGACGGGAATTCGGCCTGGAGTTCGTGACGATGAATCCGGGCGAGTGGACTCGTCTGCAGCGCACAGTGGAACAGATCGAGATGGAGCCCTATGAACGGGACAATCAAGCAGCTAAATAG